The Anopheles coluzzii chromosome 2, AcolN3, whole genome shotgun sequence genome window below encodes:
- the LOC120947844 gene encoding protein BCCIP homolog produces MTSKKLKVEAEDEEEQRMDAKSGSDESSDEENDEAYEGDEGITVDFEGRNPIDPDLDGIKQLLGQLFVKAHIDLTELAGVIVAQNYVGSVLKQAYTDADDDEEDEDTDMGDPCQVVFGVTTIINLANKQELASVRQLKKMIFEKAEKYATELVQQQFHDALEGGSKTTGLLLNERFINIPAAVCVPMCENLLSEMERARTKGMPFAFDYYLMFVKYYQQAAAGDKPAEVIYSNDEEEYFIKDSCASFDYSVQKETTTALAGQWQKKDEELQPFRKVLLIEASKLPGIVATIKNLVASVANK; encoded by the exons ATGACCAGCAAAAAGCTAAAAGTTGAGGCGGAAGATGAAGAGGAGCAGCGTATGGACGCGAAAAGCGGCAGCGATGAGTCGAGTGACGAAGAAAATGACGAAGCATACGAGGGGGATGAG GGTATCACCGTTGATTTCGAGGGAAGAAATCCGATCGACCCCGATCTGGACGGCATCAAACAGCTGCTGGGACAGCTCTTCGTAAAGGCACACATCGACCTCACGGAGCTGGCCGGCGTTATTGTGG CTCAAAACTATGTCGGCAGCGTGCTGAAGCAAGCGTACACCGATGCGGACGatgacgaggaggacgaggacaCGGACATGGGTGACCCGTGCCAGGTGGTGTTTGGCGTGACGACCATCATCAATCTGGCCAACAAACAGGAGCTGGCCTCCGTCCGGCAGCTGAAGAAGATGATCTTCGAAAAGGCGGAGAAGTACGCGACCgagctggtgcagcagcagttccACGATGCGCTCGAGGGCGGCTCCAAAACGACGGGATTACTGCTGAACGAGCGCTTCATCAACATTCCGGCCGCAGTCTGTGTGCCGATGTGTGAAAACCTCCTGTCCGAGATGGAGCGGGCCCGCACCAAGGGCATGCCATTCGCGTTCGACTACTATTTGATGTTCGTCAAATACTACCAGCAGGCGGCCGCCGGCGATAAGCCGGCCGAGGTGATCTACAGCAACGACGAGGAGGAATACTTTATCAAGGATTCGTGCGCCAGCTTCGACTATTCCGTGCAGAAGGAAACCACGACGGCGCTGGCGGGCCAGTGGCAGAAGAAGGACGAGGAGCTGCAACCATTCCGCAAGGTGCTGCTGATCGAAGCGAGCAAACTGCCCGGCATTGTGGCCACCATCAAGAATCTGGTAGCGTCCGTGGCGAACAAGTAG
- the LOC120947843 gene encoding T-complex protein 1 subunit zeta gives MASISLLNPKAEFARAAQALAINITAAKGIQDVMKTNLGPKGTMKMLVSGAGDIKITKDGNVLLHEMQIKHPTASLIARASTAQDDVTGDGTTSIVLIIGELLKQADLYIADGLHPRIIADGFDQARLQALDILEQIAHPIEVNRENLLNIARTSLRTKVHPDLADLLTDVCVDAVLAIRTEGKPVDLHMVELMEMQHKSATDTQLVKGIVMDHGARHPDMPKRVENAYILTCNVSMEYEKSEVNSGFFYKTAEEREKFVLAEREFIEDRVKKVIELKRKVCDGTDKTFVVINQKGIDPMSLDMLAKEGIVALRRAKRRNMERLALACGGMAMNSFDNMDESCLGFAGQVYEHVLGENKYTFVEDCKNPLSVTILMKGPNKHTLAQIKDAIRDGLRSINNAVEDKKLVPGAGAFEVRVHNKLREYAKTVKGKTRLAIQAYADAMLVVPKILAVNSGYDAQDTIVRLQEEGLLNEEPIGLDLSTGEPMKPVDLGIFDNYIVKKQILNSSTIIAVNILLVDEIMRAGMSSLKG, from the exons ATGGCCTCAATTAGCTTGCTAAATCCGAAGGCCGAGTTTGCCCGTGCGGCACAGGCGTTGGCCATCAACATCACCGCCGCGAAGGGCATTCAGGATGTGATGAAGACCAATCTCGGCCCGAAGGGAACAATGAAAAT gCTGGTTTCGGGTGCCGGTGACATCAAAATCACCAAGGATGGCAATGTGCTGCTGCACGAGATGCAGATCAAGCATCCGACCGCATCGCTGATTGCCCGTGCCAGTACGGCCCAGGACGATGTGACCGGGGACGGAACCACCTCGATCGTGCTGATCATTGGCGAGCTGCTGAAGCAGGCCGACCTGTACATCGCGGATGGGCTGCATCCGCGCATCATCGCGGACGGGTTCGACCAGGCCCGGCTGCAGGCGTTGGACATTCTCGAACAGATCGCCCACCCGATTGAGGTGAACCGGGAAAATCTGCTCAACATTGCGCGCACCTCGCTCCGCACCAAGGTGCACCCGGATCTGGCCGATCTGCTGACGGACGTGTGCGTCGATGCGGTGCTGGCCATCCGCACGGAGGGTAAGCCGGTCGATCTGCACATGGTCGAGCTGATGGAGATGCAGCACAAGTCGGCCACGGACACGCAGCTGGTGAAGGGTATCGTGATGGACCACGGTGCTCGCCACCCGGACATGCCGAAGCGCGTGGAAAATGCGTACATTCTTACGTGCAACGTGTCGATGGAGTACGAAAAGTCGGAGGTGAACTCGGGCTTCTTCTACAAGACGGCGGAGGAGCGCGAAAAGTTTGTGCTGGCCGAGCGCGAGTTCATCGAGGATCGGGTGAAGAAGGTGATCGAGCTGAAGCGCAAGGTGTGCGACGGTACGGACAAAACGTTCGTCGTGATCAACCAGAAGGGCATCGATCCGATGTCGCTGGACATGCTGGCGAAGGAGGGCATCGTGGCGCTGCGCCGTGCCAAGCGCCGCAATATGGAGCGTCTGGCGCTGGCCTGTGGCGGTATGGCGATGAACTCGTTCGACAACATGGACGAATCGTGCCTCGGCTTCGCCGGGCAGGTGTACGAGCACGTGCTGGGCGAGAACAAGTACACGTTCGTGGAGGACTGCAAGAACCCGCTGTCGGTGACGATTCTGATGAAGGGCCCGAACAAGCACACGCTGGCCCAGATCAAGGACGCGATCCGCGATGGGCTGCGCTCGATCAACAATGCGGTCGAGGACAAGAAGCTGGTGCCGGGAGCGGGTGCGTTCGAGGTGCGCGTGCACAACAAGCTGCGCGAGTACGCCAAGACGGTGAAGGGAAAGACGCGCCTCGCGATTCAGGCGTACGCAGACGCCATGCTGGTGGTGCCGAAGATTTTGGCCGTGAACAGTGGGTACGACGCCCAGGACACGATCGTGCGGCTGCAGGAGGAGGGTCTGCTGAACGAGGAACCGATCGGGCTGGATCTTTCTACCGGCGAGCCGATGAAACCGGTCGATCTGGGCATTTTCGACAACTACATCGTGAAGAAGCAAATTCTCAACTCCTCCACCATCATTGCCGTTAACATACTGCTTGTGGACGAGATTATGCGTGCCGGCATGAGTAGCCTGAAAGGTTAA